A stretch of DNA from Scomber japonicus isolate fScoJap1 chromosome 19, fScoJap1.pri, whole genome shotgun sequence:
AAAGATGCATCTAGTCCTGTGTAAAAATCTGTGCATTTGTGCTAGTCTATGCATATATGACCCCATCGTTTTTATTGTTGTGAAAAACTGTTACAGTATCCTACTGACAATTCACATGCACTAACTAAGATGTCACTACAAATGATACTGCATATAAatcactgtttatttaaatttaaacattttgatgtTCCCATATATTCAATAGCTTCACGACACCGTTACTGAAGCATGAATGGACTGTCTTGTCACACTAGAGACATGACTGTGTGTaactctgtgtgtctttgttcaGGTATGGACCTAATTGATCCTAAAGAACTGGAGAGTATGAGACATCAGCTTGAAGATGCCCAGCGCTGGAATGCCTCTCTGCAGGCTCGTTTAGGAGCCATCCAGAACCGTGGAGGAGGGGTTGGTGGAGCCACTGATGGTGGTAAGACCAGCAAAAATACACTATTTAAATGCACTATTAAATGTCTTATTCTTATATTTTTCAAGAGCTTATGTTCAATTGACTCTTCATGTGACATTTCAGGTGACACTTTGAGTTTCATTGGAGATCAGACTTCCTACATGAGTATTTGTGTAGGAGAGGGTCAGGATGACAGCTTGTCTCTACTGTCTGCTGAGGAACTCAAACAGAAGGTAAAAtccttttcaaactaaaaaaaattaaattaataaataaatattgtccCTTGCTCTTGAATATATAGGCTTAAGTAATTACCTGTGTAAATATGACTGTATTAGTTGGGAGGTATGTCACCAAAACACTTAAAGTAGGAAGACAATCATGCAAATGGATTAAAATTAGTCCTTCTGGATATTAGGTGCTGGAGCTGCAGGATTGTGTCAGCAGATTGCAGACTGTAAACAACGAGCTACAAAACCGACTGTCACTGCTGGAGAAGTCAGATCGTGATACTTACAGTAAGGATGACCAGGACCTGGCCGGCAGCAGCCCTTGGAAGCAGGTTAGAGTCTACAAAAGACAGCTGCAAAACATTAAATGGAAAAAGTCGATCTTGAAGTTGTGGCTTCAATGTTACTTTTCTAAACCTTACAGCAAAAGACaatgttttgttatttcattTAGCAAATATTCAATGAATCATGTCTGAGTCATTGTCTAACATCCACCTTTAGAAGCTCCTTTCTAACCTTTGAACCTACATCATAAAGGTGCAGCGTGttgaatttagtggcatctagcagaatagacttggcagaaatggaaaataataataatgttttatttattttacaatcacctgaaaataaaaatctttgtATTTCCGTTACCTTAGAATAAGTGGGTCCTCTTTCACAAAGGCTGCCATGTTActctgccatgtttctacagtagcccagaacagacaaaacaaacactgtctctagagagggccttttgcATTCTTCACAAATGCTCCTACGCActtggaagaggaggggaggtgtattcagttggttgccaTCTACAACtgcactgctagatgccactaaatcctacacactggtcctttaacctTCTACTCTGTCTAGCCTGTTATTAATGTCTCTTTACTTTGTGATACTtttatgtcttatttttctAACAAGTGTATTTCTTGCCTGTAGTAGAAAATATCCTATTTCTCTATCCTTCACCTTTCCTAACCAGTCCCTGTTTTTTATCTCTGTGTTCCATGAAACGGTCTCTCTTCGCCATACCACATTAGACACGTCATGCCATTCTGCTCTTGCTGTGCAGTGTTTTATGGATTCTGTTCCCTCATTAAGTTTTTCTTTTACCGAGCCATGTGTGTCATACTCGCCTCCCATCCCATTACTCTAGCAGCTAGGGAAGACGCGGGAGGCTCAGACTTCGACTCACGGTAGCAGGATGAATCGCTCTGGTCAAAATAAAGAGAGTCAGACAGACATGACACTGGGACAGGTATGACATAAATTATCAATTATTGCATTAGTACCTGAAACATTTTACCATTTTAAGCCATTTTAACTATATTTGTATTTCTAACTATATTTTAGATGGTTCCTGTAAAGCTGGTTGATGATGAGAGTGTTGACAGTGGTCTCAGCCAGAGTAGAGAGCATGCTCAGTCTGGCAACAACAGTTTGGATCTTGAAGAGAGAGATTctaaggagaggaagagagatgtAATGGCACTTAAATCCCTGCTGACTGATTGTGGGGCCACATCAGTCTTGCACCTTAGGTGGGTCTTTTCTTTTGTATAACCCACATTATACTCCTTATTTTCAATATAACTTGCACTAATAAGAGTGAGCTGCCTGGACAGTAGACTAATCAAAATGTCCCTTCCTGCAGAGAGGAACTGCTCAGACTTAAATCAGAAAACGTGGAGCTGCGGGGACTCCTGAAAGAACAAACATCTACTGAatgtaaagagaaagagagcacagATGCTTCAGGGAACAGCAGTGATGGACAGGCTGAATTGAGACAGAGTTTGGAAACACTTCAGGCCGGAGCAGAAGGTCACTCTAAGGTCACCAGGCTGTCGAAGGACAAGGGAGAAAAGATCTCTAACGAGGTGCCCGATGAGGAGATCCCTGTCACCATGGGCCTAATTGTCAGCACTGAAGAGGGGTCGGAGGGTCTGCAAACTAAAGGCCAGTCATACAGCAAGAGTGCAAAGCAGCATGTCACAAAGCACGGGGTAAGTTTTATATTATGAAAAGAGTTTAAAGAAGCATGTCATTACGTCCTGCTTGATGAGTTTTTAATATCTGTTCTTGTTTCAATTGTAGGCTGGTGTCAGATCTCGTCTCCCGGTTCCCGTGAGGCCGAAAATGGACTcgagcagcagcaggcagtcTGAAAACCTGCAGTCGGACCATGACTCTGATCATGTACAAACTGATGCACTTCAGCATGATGATGTCTACGATGCTGACCAACAGCCGCATGCAGACACCAGCTCCCCTGCGTCACTCCAACAATGCACATCCCCATCCTCCACCCTCAGATATGCTCATGGTAGCAGCAGTCCTGAAGGGTCAGACAATGGCTCCAGAGCCAGAGAGACACCAAGTGACACCCAGGCCACCTCTGCTCTTTTCACTCAGCTAGAGCTCCTCAACCAGGAGTGCCAGGAGAAAGAGGCATTGATCAACAAGCTGAGTGAGCAGCTCAGTGATTGGGAAGAGCTCCACGTTCAACTCCAGGAAAAGGAGAGGTTCAATCGCCAGTATGCAGAGGCCTTACAGGCTGCAGAATCCACCATTGCTTACTTGACCGCCTGCAGTCTGGACAACCAACGTGGATTTATGTCACACTCAAATTCTTGTCCAGGTTCTGGTGGTTCAGATGCTGTCCTCCACAGCAGGTTCATAGAGCTGCAGAAAGCCCTACAGGAGAAGGAGGATCTCAATAACCAGCTTATAGAGCTTCTGAACATGGCAGAAAAAGCCATCTCCTCCTTTGAAAGCCAGGAGAAGAATCCAGAAATCATTGATCTACGTCTGAAGATGGAGACAGCACTACAGCAGGAGAGTACACCTTCAGATAGCCCGAGAGACATGTTTGGATACACGGAAGATTCAATGCACAAGCTGCAGCAACATGCAGACACTTTGCAGGAGGCACTTTGGGAGCAGAATAGGATTAACGCAGAGCTGCAAGAAAAACTGTgggctgcagctgctgttgcACAACATGGTTACAGTGGTGCTGACCAGAATGGTCCATGTTCAAGGCAAATAGTGGCAGGATCACTTGAGGAAAAAGAGTCAAAGGGACAGCACAGCATGATGGGAAGTTCTGATGATGTTAGTTTAAATGAGGAGATGACGAAAGTTTTAATGAACTGCCTTAGTGCAGCTGAGTCTGTCGTCGCCTCTCTGGCTgcacactgcacaaacactAGCTCCTTGGCTTCTGGTAGATCATCTCAGACATACCCTGACCTGCAGACGTGTTTAGACCAACTTCAGAGGGCCCTGCAAGAAAGAGAGGAACTGCGAAACCACACAGAACCGACGCAGACGGCCACCAAATCCAGCAGCAATCAGTCTGCCGCTTCAGCTGGAGCAAAGGAGCAACCTCACCAAGAGCTCCATCACAATCTGTGTCTCCTCTACAAGATCTTCAGCGATCACTGTCAAAGGATCTCCGAACTCCAGGCTTCCCTGCAAGAGGACAGAGGCCGTAGAGAGGAGAGCAAGGCCCGTACAGCAGCGCAGGATGCCAAAGGATTACCGCCAAATGTTCAACTCCAGCTGGAGACTCTCCATAAGGCGctgagggagaagaaaaaaacatgtaaaaacctGGAGGAGAAACTGGCCACTGCTCAATCCATTATTACCAAGACACCGTCGCCTGAAACTGCACGGAGAGGTAAGATTACTCACGCTGAGCTGTTTCGAGTATGTACAATTATGTTTTTTGATTTGGACATAAACCGATTTATCAGgaacatgatgatgaagaagagagaCGTGATTCTGTACACGCTATATGATTTCTTCCTAACCCAACATATATTGCCTCCAATGCCAGCTCTGGAGCAGGATGACAAAGGCGTGCAGGTGGATTTGCAGGACCTCGGTTACGAAACCAGTGTGACCAAGAGTGAGAACGATAGGGAAGAGAGCAGTAGCACAGGTAGACGGCATTTAGACAGACATTGCATGTCTGTCTGCTGAGTGGACACTAATCTCAAATGTTGGATAGattctctctatatatatgttCTGCATGAGGACTGAACAAAGGCAACTGTAACACTGTCTCAATTTTTCCTGTCCTGGGTCTCATAACCACACGGTCTCTTCTGGTCTTGGCACTTTTCACTCATTTGAATGAGCTGTCAATATTCTGTATTGACAAAATCTTGCATGTTACCACTCTGACGTTTGGGAATGTCTATCCAGCGCTCAATAACCTctcacttttatattttatttaaaaaaatcatattttacagTTAAGCTATACTTTAAATGATTTGATCTCTTCTCACACGGCACTGTCACCATTTGTTTTCTACACTTtgtaatctttttcttttccttatcTGACAATTTTTGTGTCCTGTGTGTTGCCAGATCTAGAGGTCGGTGTGAAACCCAGCTGCAGTGCTTCTAGCCTGCCTTCGCTGTTGAAACACGAGCAGGCCGCTTTCTCCTCTACAGAAAACCTGGACTCAACCTCCAGCACGCCATATCCCAGTTCTCCAGCATTCAGCTCAGCCAAGGTATTCAATTTAGTCTTTCAGTTTAATCCCATTCAGCGACAATTTTTTGCTACCTCAAAAACAAAACGGACACTGATGCTGCTGTTCTCTGTTTTCAGGTCAGTCTGAAAAGCCTGCAGGTGTACGAGGACTACGGCGTCTCTGAGGACCCTCTGCAGCTCCAGACGCAAGTCAGAGAGCTGAAGGTCCAGCTGGAAAGCCAGACCAAGCTCATTCTCCAAATGCAAAGTCTTCTGCGCAGGAACTCCCTCTCCAGCGACCTCGTTGCCAACATCTCCGACCCATCAATCGTCAGGGATCAAGAAGGGACTCATAGAGAGGACCATGCCCACGATAAGAGTTACAGAGGTGggcagctgagagagaaaaaggagggggaGAACCAGGCGATGAAGGATAAAACCAGCCATTTGAATGtagagctggagagagagaggacactgAACAGAAGCATGAGCGAACAGCTGCAGCAGACCCGCAGCCGCTCTACATCACCTGCAAGGTCAACATGCTTTTCCATTTATCAATATAATACTATTTTTACACACTGAGCTGCACAGTTATTTCGGAAATCTTAACTCATGctgtcttctgtctttttgCCCTCATTCTGTCTTCTCCACAGATTGGACTCCCTGGTGCAGTCTCAGGCCAGGGAGCTGTCACAACTGAGGCAGCAGATCAAGGAGAGCCGTAGGCTGGGAGCCCTGCAGCGTCAGCAACTGCAGGAGCTGAACAAGGCCTTCAAGGAGCTGCTACAGGCCAGTAAAGTCGACCACTACATGGGAGATGTGGTCAAAGAGCAGCTGGACAAGAGCCTGAGCATCCTGGACAAGTTGGAAGGACGGCTGGACAAAggtagctgctgctgctgctgcctcgaCGGTTTTTGCATTCCTTATCTTTTGATGAATGGTGTTAATCAGAGCCGAATCACGTACCAAAACACACTTGACTCCAGCAAACACGCATGCTAATTGAATGATAAAGAGCGCCATAGGGGACTGACTGTAGAACCACTTTAAAGAGCAGCTGTGTTTGAGTCAGCAGCATTGACCTTTTTATTGTATAGAAATGTCTTGATTTAATAACTACCAGCAGCAGGGAGGGATGAACACAAAAGAGCAGTCAATCATAACTGATTTTTACAGACAGGTCCTTGACAGCATCTTTTCCTCTGTCTGCTAGGAGAGTCTCATCTGGATAATGAGGACGTGGCGGCTCTGGAACTGTCTCGCAGGTATGTCTCAACCTCCTATATGGAAGGTTACTGGGATTGTGAATTAAATTGTCTAGGTATGACTAAGTATTATATAATTTTTGATGTAAAGAATTACAGAGAATCATTTCACACACCATGAGGcttctctttgttttcagtcattCAGATTTTACTTAATTAAAGTCGAGTGCAACCAATGCTAACAACATGATTTTACCAACTACTGAGCAGtcattcacatcatttttacaCTCATCTAAAGTcacagtcattcattcattttgggCTTTACTGTTACACTAGATGTAACCacatgttttcttcatttgttgtttattcTGATGAAGCGGTTTATAAAAGTTTATGTAATGTATTATAGTCTTCCTGTCTTGTGCTTTTGAGGTTACACTGCTCATTACTGCTTGAGGTTTTAGGGTCATTAGCtgagctgtttttgtttgtctcgTGACCCCCTTTaaagtccccccccccaccccccccacctcctgcCAGCCAATTGCCTTATGACCCTGGGGCTGTATTGTTGATTTTGAATAGCGTCCTGCTGTTGACCTAATTTTGTCCTTTGTGTCAACCAAAACATTAAGGTTACAGCGAACCGAACTAGGTCATTGGTGTCTCTCAGTCATCGGGACgtcaataaaataaactgtgaggctttgctaaaaaaaacacactgatttatTGTGAAATAGTGATTGGATGTAAAATTAACTTTATTtcccattatttatttattcatttaatagtAAAGCTAGTGTCTGTggctttttatatatatatatatatatatatatatatatatatatatatatatatatatactttttttttccccaaaaaaaaagttggaacaTGACTTTTGAACGACAGAGTAAAAGTTGCTCTCTACAGTCATGGTGACATACGTTAACCTACATTATTACTGACGTGGGCAGTCTTGGGGAGTTTCAGCAGGCATCACAGTCACTGCTGTCCTTTGAGGAGAGCGTGAGAGATCCTCCCGACAGCCCGGCTAGAATCCAGCAGGAGTTAGATAACCTGCGTCTGGAGctagagggcgagagagagctgctgcagcagcatgtcagctTCCTTGTCCAGCAAAACCTCACCCTGGCTGAATGCACCAGGGAGCAGTTGGACCTGTGAGTGGAGTTTGTTCCAGATGGACAGCATGACGTTTGCTGTGGACTCCTCTTTCATActttccagctgtgtgtttctgctgaaaGTTACAAGCCCTCCGGTTCAGAACATTCGTTTTCTTGACTTCTTTAATCTTCAGCTGTTTCTCTTGTTTTGGGGGATTGTCCTCTTAAACCATCTCCTTCTATGGCTCTGTGTGATTCTGCCTTTAAAAGTGAGATGATGTGTTAGGATCAAATCCAGCTGTTGGATTAACATGACTaattctcctccttctcctcctcttcctccttcctcctcctcccaggtTGGCTAAAGAGCTGCAGGAGAAGAACCGTCTCATCCAAAGCCTGCAGAGCCAGTTCAGAGGCCAGGGTCCCAGCAGCCACCACAGCTCTCACTCTGATCTGTTACTGGATCTGGACAGGACCTCTTCCTCATGCCACAGTAGCCCGACCACACAAGGTGGCAATCGAGCCCACAGTAAGTGCTTACATTAGGTCAAGACAAACAATATGTGTGTAAAAGCTGCTAAAACTTAGATGCAATACTTAAATATAATCTTAAATGAAATCAAGCTGTGAAGCGGTCGAAAGCCAAGTTCAATTATAGTCTTAAGTGTCACAGAATATGGTCCAGCCAGGTATAGCAGGCACTAGACTCTGGTCATGTTAAGTTCACAGTAGGATTAACTCAGTTTGCTCCATTAAATATGcatattttcctcctttttttcctgccTCAGAGGTATGTCATTGAGATTACCTGAGTCCTTGTCCATGCACCTGGCCAGTCTAGTCGCAGCCTGTAATGGCACTTATTTTCCACTCAGATCCATTCTGATGCAGTGAGGCGTCCCGTAAAACAAAGCATGCTGGCCAAGGGCAGATTAGGATTAGATTTCAGTCCACCTCCACTTAATGATGCATTATTCAGTGGCACCTATCAGGTTCAATCTTCAAATTGAAAAATCCCTCGGAGGAAAAGAGACAGTGAAGactgttagagagagagagagagagagagagagagagaaagagagagagagagaagtgaggcATGTGGATGTGACTCAAACTCACATTTTACCAAAACAATCATCGTGTTAACATGGAAGCTTTAGCAATTGAGGATATTCTAGTTTACCCACTCTAACTAAAGTTTATGAAGCATCATCTAGTTTTATGTTGAATTATGACTTGTGAGGAGAAACAGAAATATcttttacacaaaaaaatgtcatggATATGcccatatttatatatttacagtgtCTAACCGTCTCTGTCTTCCTGTGCATGTGCAGGCCAGCGACACTCGGCCGATCGGACGGTGGGAGGAGCTCAGGAGGAAGATGTGTCCGGTCACAGGGAGGCTGCCAGCAGACTGCAGGGCCTGCAGAGGGAGAACGGGAGACTGCAGGAGAAGCTGAGGGGCAGCGAGGAGCTCAACACCACCCTGCGCAGAGAGCTCGACCTGCATCGCTCCATTATGGCCCAGAACAGCTCCCAACATCAGGAACAAGATCACAGCCATGACCAGGAGGGGTCGGGGTCTCTGAATGACGGATATAAACGTGATGGAGATATGAGCTCACAAAAGAATGCTTCTGAACAACCTCACAACTTGAATTCAGGTAAATGTGGGGCATTGGTGACTTAATTACCATGTTAGAGACTTCCTGTTATAAAACACCCTGAAGATAAAACTTTAAAGAAGCAAAATACTCTGAAAAACTCCAATTATTTAGCTTTTTGTGAGACAAATTATGATTTGTACTTTGTGTTGATGGTGTAGCAACATTATTTGAGTAAACATAGCATTAATTATTAAAGGGGCGCTCCACCAATGTTACACTTAAAGCTCAGTTTCACTTGTTACATAGAGCGCTACTCTATGTCTTCTGTGACTCTAGAGGGAGCTTTCCAAAATCAGAGAAAAGAATAAACCTAGTGATTTCATCAGTTATCTAGCTTGAGTTTGAAGAATGCAATTTGAGCAGAAAGCCTGAGTTATAAACTGTAGACATTTACTCTGCAGGGTTGATCTAACTTAATTATTAGGTTGAATTATGGGGAATGTAGGATCCTGTGTTTTTCTAGCTGGACCCATACTAGGCACTAAAACTCAGGATATTTCTCCCATCTTTTATATTAAGTTAAAATTTTAGATCCCCACAAAGTACCCCTTGAATTtagctttgtgcttgtgtgtctgtcagaCCTGCTGGCCGAGCATCTACAGGAGATCCGAGCTTTGCGGCAACGTCTGGAGGAGAGTATCCGCACCAACGACCATCTCAGGGAACAGCTGGAGAGGAGACTAGCCGAGGTGGACAAAGACCCAggtatgtgtgatgtgtgttacatATGTGAAGAGTTAGTTACTTATGCTGTTATTTTCTGACTGATGAGTGTatgtatgttcctgtgttcAGCAGCTACCAACATCTTCATCCATGGCAACGAGGAGCAGGGTCAGCTGGCCAACGAGGTACGATTCCTCTGGGGACAAAACCAAGTCCTGAAGGAGCAGCTCAACGTGGGGTCCAGAGGTAAAAAGTTTATCACAAGCTCACTTTAACCTATAATTAGGATCATGGACAGGCCTTTTCAGTCATTGGATCAACAGagatattaaacacacacatctcactAACTCAAACATCTTTAATCCCACCAGACAAGCAGAAGGAGAACCAGAAGCTGCGGGACACTCTGGCGCGTCGGACGGCCAAACTGGAGCAGAGCAGGAAGGAATGTGAAGCTCTGAGGCAGGAAAACTGCCGACTGCAGGAACAGCTGGAGCTCAGCAGCCAAGAAAACGCTCAGCTGCAGGAGACACTGCACTACAGCAAGGAGCAGCTGGACaggtatgaacacacacacacacacacacacacacacacacacacacacacacacacacacacacacacacacacacacacacacacagacaaacacatccCGTGATTACGACTCTCCTCCATGCaacctgaaaccacacagactTGCTAATTACCATTTTAAAGAGTCATTACAATCACCATTATTCCATACCGTTGGTACAACTCTGAAACATGAGAGTCGACCATGTGAAGACTCGTTCGTGAGCACACGAATGCACATATCATAACGACGGCATGTGACCTCTCGGCCCCACGGGTCCCACTGACACAGCTGAGTGAGGCCGACACATGAAACCTGGAGTCTAGTTTACTGTCAGATCACTTGtcctctccctttcctttaCTTGTCACTCTTGAGTATGCGTGTGGTGGTGTGTACTCTATACATAAGGCTCCTTGTTTTTACTGATTTTTACTGAATAATAATGGGAATTGTTATATATTAAGGTGCCATGCTGCTTCAGTTCAACAGCAAATGGATTAAAACAAGCTTTTGAGTGAGACCAtctacatttgtgtttgtggaaTGTACCAAAAATGATCAGAAGCTGAAATGGTTGAAGTTGAAGTTCACTCTGATTTTATGTCACACATGCAAAAGTTGTGTTTCTTGCTATGAGAGAAACCAGTTATACCTCCAGTTATAAAACCAATATTGGTTAAACTACTGTTTAAGATGTAAATTATacttttaaaatctgatttttctcaaggattaaaaaaaaccctaaataaaCAGATAGTGACTATAATGAGTCCTACATGAGTAGATTGAGGAGCTTGTTTGCAGTGCCTGTCCCTAGATGTTTATATATCCACTGTCATTGTTTTTAATAGTATAGCtctcttttatcttttaaaccCTCTGATCGTTggattttgtgttttcaggtttCAGTGTGAGGTGAAGCTCCAGAAGCAGCAGCTGTCCGACTCCCAGCATCTTCTCCAGTCGCTGCGAGTGGAGCTGCAAGTTTATGAAAACATTAAGATCGAAGCTCAGAAATACGGTACGACAagcttgttttccttttaaaaagaaaaagaaagagctcAATTTATGTATGCTGTTCATATAACTGATTTATGTGGAACATTGCAACTCTGAGACAGTCGAACGCAGTGAAGTCAGTCTTTGAAGCTCTTTGATCTCATTTCTATCTTAGACTCTTTTAATTATAGTTGTGATACAGCTGCTTATGATATTACTGCTAGGATGTCTCTGACACCGTGAtcttgattttaaaatatacaatgcAGTGTAACACTTTTGACTCTCGGTATATGATACGGctaaaaaatgtccttttcagAGACTCACAGGTCCAAACTGTGAGTGGAAAAAAGATTGAAAAGATAAGCAGGACTACATTCAGAGGGAAAGTAATAAGTAAAGATGGTGTGAGTTATATGAAGTGAATCGGTGAGATGGAAAATACTGTTAGCTAGGGAATACTACATGGCTGTTTAGTGATTCCTGGCTAAATGAAGCTTACTGAGGCATTGTGTTAGAAACAAGCTTGTTAAACTCTGcacgctgccatctagtggtgctGCAAACATCCTCCACCTGAATATTCTTCACCACATATGAAGCCATCTATAAAATGCTCTGGGGCAAATATCTGAGTGGTGAAACTTGTTCTCACACTGAGCATCACTGATTTCAttctttcactttaatctgtgtgtattgtgttgattttaagattttaatgaCAGGACATTTCAGAGCAGAAAGTACGGAATCTGTCATCAATTAAGAGTGACAGTAGGGTTTACGTGACATTATGACAAAAGAACTAGTTTGGTAggcagatattattattatttctgttataTTTGCAACCAAATCTAGGTGCAGAATGGTAACTGTGCAATGGCTAATGACAATCCTCTTCAATTATACGGCTACTACAACCCACAAAGTGTCTGACTCAGTGAACTCTACGTGAATGAAAGGCCCCAGAACCGTTCTGACCAGTTTGAGACCAGTTCACTGACTAAATGAACAGCCCAGCCCATGCTCCCAAAGTTTTTCTGAACCTGAATTTCCTGTCAGTATTTTGCCacacaaataag
This window harbors:
- the cdk5rap2 gene encoding CDK5 regulatory subunit-associated protein 2 isoform X4 yields the protein MDSVVGDDVTLPVDINGSCRLADSIDAGEFSSDSMTAPSFPGKMSPIKALTMKDYENQITALKKENFNLKLRIYFMEERMQQKCDDSTEDIFKTNIELKVELESMKRDLAEKQELLVSASKALESLAGRESGEPRRVREQAQREMDALREAFSKRIADLEQSLRTAEEEVEKMAAIAEQEKFKNINMEKQLQALGLPSVITPLPSPVHDLQQALQEKDNVIEQLKITLKNQEAAIHQKNNRDQETDAPSAECVKQLSDLIAKKDQELEALRDELHREKDRLQPDHQKSEVSRLESVNKLLTQELTQTRGTNENLTQTLDDTQIQNKTLSGKLEEKENELNSEKKNAIKRDKTIQGLTQVLKEKEKEIAELCHEIEDRDDALAKAREAAHKAQLQKYQAIEEHQNLLMAKQTELAQLQGEHHAKVLEAQKLQRGLDRKEQELADLQQAKDQLEVELEDLQQQKKKGDKALNDLNNQLKKQSGEIGERESALEQQYQELLDQTKRKLQSHEVTIQRLTSTLADKEQQLQEYINMVRDFEQSKSPGGTDNVLSKLRQRLKEKEKALEQALDEKFAAIEEKDNEIHQLQLSLREKERDLDRLNNLLSHNEETINNFDSLIKEKDVELQHLANTLKNLQRAKQDVEDNLNRSLREKDAIISQLQLSLEGKTKDMDEMAESMLSQSQTHARDLAEQMGQRLKVTEAMLAEAVKARERLVADNESAVEGLMATISSKDQLLKESAEHYNRMLSERTQEIQELRRQLSDRQQQLAAAEKQSSTTAQEGYLETAELRALLAEKESLINKLLQRGQERDQYLAEMRQKEEPDRVLELRQTIQIMQEKLDEREAELSRRNSEDNMENIPHSKKAVVILKKELAQKTEALNKALKRENELKISLAELQSLLSELEGRNEGQAANIESLTATLKTKDEIINVLHQRLGQRGENRADHIQDQVIGSGMERSLPGLPQRERTMIGGDSQQEALPNLIALQQEQNALNKALRAEQQLYSSLVRTVKEQDSAQRLHALQLELTAVQLLRQQLEDSIKTNEELRDDLERELDRAKLREGMDLIDPKELESMRHQLEDAQRWNASLQARLGAIQNRGGGVGGATDGGDTLSFIGDQTSYMSICVGEGQDDSLSLLSAEELKQKVLELQDCVSRLQTVNNELQNRLSLLEKSDRDTYSKDDQDLAGSSPWKQQLGKTREAQTSTHGSRMNRSGQNKESQTDMTLGQMVPVKLVDDESVDSGLSQSREHAQSGNNSLDLEERDSKERKRDVMALKSLLTDCGATSVLHLREELLRLKSENVELRGLLKEQTSTECKEKESTDASGNSSDGQAELRQSLETLQAGAEGHSKVTRLSKDKGEKISNEVPDEEIPVTMGLIVSTEEGSEGLQTKGQSYSKSAKQHVTKHGAGVRSRLPVPVRPKMDSSSSRQSENLQSDHDSDHVQTDALQHDDVYDADQQPHADTSSPASLQQCTSPSSTLRYAHGSSSPEGSDNGSRARETPSDTQATSALFTQLELLNQECQEKEALINKLSEQLSDWEELHVQLQEKERFNRQYAEALQAAESTIAYLTACSLDNQRGFMSHSNSCPGSGGSDAVLHSRFIELQKALQEKEDLNNQLIELLNMAEKAISSFESQEKNPEIIDLRLKMETALQQESTPSDSPRDMFGYTEDSMHKLQQHADTLQEALWEQNRINAELQEKLWAAAAVAQHGYSGADQNGPCSRQIVAGSLEEKESKGQHSMMGSSDDVSLNEEMTKVLMNCLSAAESVVASLAAHCTNTSSLASGRSSQTYPDLQTCLDQLQRALQEREELRNHTEPTQTATKSSSNQSAASAGAKEQPHQELHHNLCLLYKIFSDHCQRISELQASLQEDRGRREESKARTAAQDAKGLPPNVQLQLETLHKALREKKKTCKNLEEKLATAQSIITKTPSPETARRDLEVGVKPSCSASSLPSLLKHEQAAFSSTENLDSTSSTPYPSSPAFSSAKVSLKSLQVYEDYGVSEDPLQLQTQVRELKVQLESQTKLILQMQSLLRRNSLSSDLVANISDPSIVRDQEGTHREDHAHDKSYRGGQLREKKEGENQAMKDKTSHLNVELERERTLNRSMSEQLQQTRSRSTSPARLDSLVQSQARELSQLRQQIKESRRLGALQRQQLQELNKAFKELLQASKVDHYMGDVVKEQLDKSLSILDKLEGRLDKGESHLDNEDVAALELSRRLAKELQEKNRLIQSLQSQFRGQGPSSHHSSHSDLLLDLDRTSSSCHSSPTTQGGNRAHSQRHSADRTVGGAQEEDVSGHREAASRLQGLQRENGRLQEKLRGSEELNTTLRRELDLHRSIMAQNSSQHQEQDHSHDQEGSGSLNDGYKRDGDMSSQKNASEQPHNLNSDLLAEHLQEIRALRQRLEESIRTNDHLREQLERRLAEVDKDPAATNIFIHGNEEQGQLANEVRFLWGQNQVLKEQLNVGSRDKQKENQKLRDTLARRTAKLEQSRKECEALRQENCRLQEQLELSSQENAQLQETLHYSKEQLDRFQCEVKLQKQQLSDSQHLLQSLRVELQVYENIKIEAQKYAESSGTTPEPVPVPSSGSVDLSELLSEIRHLRLQLERSIQTNTALRQRLEEQLLRGQNRSETININYLLSSPDEGGRSPGRDSCDPHFSQSFQTHKEHTSILYDEKRQAHSEVDGGSVSSSSGESLSSAPSRLVPGHRMWANRNGRHFLGLIEDYGALRKQISEGRKLSRSMDSQLHECLQSLRQHGSDNRVMEQQHLKGLSGSMNTMQQVLEEAGRLLKLVWRVSLPAGNAAGDGSGSNQQDELLKNEIARLKSRLSQQEKMLSGAVKRLRTTNQLKEGMERVIIDQLSLTHGVLKKARGNLETNYCTLFGLKGLSGGPDGGSPSQWPVGDAADPQQINAGESPEENSEASFHCSY